GCTCCATGTTGCCGCGCGTGGGAGCAAAGGTGGGGTCGATGCGCAGGGCGCTCTCGTAGGCGCGAAGCGCTTCTTCTTTTTGTCCCTCGGCTTGGTAGACGAGGCCGAGGTTGTTGTTCGCATCGCGCGCGATCTCGCTGTAGGGGGAAAGCTCGATCGCCTTCAGATACGACGCGATCGCCTCATCCTCCTGCCCGAGATTGTCCTGACAGGTGCCGAGATTCAGCCAGCCCGAGGCGTTTTGCGGCGCAAGTTTCGTGACCGTCTCGAACTCGTTTTTCGCAGCAATCAGGCGATCGCGACCCTTCACGTACGCCTTCACGTATTTGGACGCCGGCGCCTCGACGCCCCAGCTCCGGATTTCCAGGCGATTCTCCTCCGCCGCGCGATAGAGGTGCACGCGGCCTAGAAGGTAGTGGTATTCCGGATTTCGAGGGTCAAGCGAAATCGCCGCGCGCGTGGCTTCCTCCGCGCGGCGCAGGTCGCCAATCTGAAACGCGCCGACGGCCTCTCCAAAGAACTCTTCCGTGGTCATCGGGCGCGTATCGGGCGTCGGCGCCGGAGTCGGGTCGTTTTTTCCGTACTTGTTGTCGGTGCGTGCCGCCAAGGCGCCGCTTGCCACAAAAAACACAATCGCCCCCGCAAGGAGGGCGCCGATCGCACTCATTCGCATTCGTTTATTCGCTCCCCGCCGTTTTCGTTCCAACGGCATGCCAAAATTGCCACAAAGCGCGCAACATTGCTAATATCCGCGCCGCCGCGCCTGCCGCGCCGGCGGAGATCCGCTTGCCTTGAACCACCTTGTCCATCGATTTCTCAATGTCTGGCTCGCCCTGACCGCGATGGCCGTCGTCGTCGCGCTAGGA
This sequence is a window from bacterium. Protein-coding genes within it:
- a CDS encoding tetratricopeptide repeat protein, translating into MSAIGALLAGAIVFFVASGALAARTDNKYGKNDPTPAPTPDTRPMTTEEFFGEAVGAFQIGDLRRAEEATRAAISLDPRNPEYHYLLGRVHLYRAAEENRLEIRSWGVEAPASKYVKAYVKGRDRLIAAKNEFETVTKLAPQNASGWLNLGTCQDNLGQEDEAIASYLKAIELSPYSEIARDANNNLGLVYQAEGQKEEALRAYESALRIDPTFAPTRGNMERLLEANPKLKKKALNK